Proteins from a genomic interval of Polaribacter sejongensis:
- a CDS encoding glycoside hydrolase family 2 TIM barrel-domain containing protein — MKKSLLIIIALVATFTSCDKGDTKPIYVADKWENPEWENPEIYQINREEPTASFYKYADDAAALKNESWKNSSLYKSLSGTWKFYYADSVQARPTDFYKAGFDISNWDDIEVPSNWELKGHGIPIYTNRTYMFPPNPPYIPHNLNNNGSYKKEFEVSEDWDGKDIYLHFEGVSGAMYIWLNGQKVGYNEGSKTAAEYKITDFVKKGKNDLAVQVLRWSDASYMEDQDFWRLSGIERDVYVYAANKVTLRDFRVTSDLEKNFKDGIFKVDLKVDNNTAEATQQEVKVQLLDGDKEIYAATKNVQLAKGRNVVDFAKNIPNVKTWNAEHPNLYTLLLSVNGESTAIKVGFRNIAIKNMQFLVNGMPVLLKGANLHDHSDTEGHVISEDLTLLDMKVMKENNLNAIRCSHYPKNPHFYRLADKHGFYVIDEANIETHGMGTTNQGLNNNKKDQAVHPAYLPQWKGAHMDRTIRMFERDKNYPSIITWSLGNEAGNGENFVATYNYLKEQDNTRPTQYEGATQYSNTDIQAPMYWTIDRMVQYAEGNPTRPLIQCEYAHAMGNSVGNLQDYWDVIEKYDIMQGGFIWDWVDQGILTKNEEGEEFWAYGGDLGAGHLHNDKNFCLNGIVNPDRTAHPALYEVKKVYQYIKFKEVNIKKGEIEIKNIYDFTNLNTLDFSWTLLKNGEEVANGALPVLDIAPYTTKKVKIDLPKLDDAIAEYHVNVYAKTKTATGLLPAGHEAAYEQFALTSPKTKTVLAKNDGSLKADADATSIKVTGNGFNLAFSKENGELTTLDYGNGNVLLKGIKANFWRPTTDNDYGFKMGKKMGVWKEASNNQSLTSIDSKTTADNTILVSATYALSPVKGKLVIDYTIDAAGKILVNTTLSEINTELPVLPRFGNNFVVKNEFNNVEWFGRGPFENYQDRKTAALVGVYEASVKDLYFAYIRPQENGYKTDTRWVTFKNESGTGIKVTATDLISFSAHHQYNEDFDAGDEKTQRHTTDIKQRDLVNINIDYGQMGVGGDTSWGRMPHKQYQINAGNLSYSYTIEAIK; from the coding sequence ATGAAAAAATCTTTATTAATCATTATTGCCTTAGTTGCTACTTTCACTTCATGTGATAAGGGCGACACGAAACCTATTTATGTAGCTGATAAATGGGAAAATCCAGAATGGGAAAATCCAGAAATTTATCAAATAAATAGAGAAGAGCCAACAGCTTCTTTTTATAAGTATGCAGATGATGCAGCTGCTTTAAAAAATGAAAGCTGGAAAAATTCATCTTTATATAAATCTTTAAGCGGAACTTGGAAATTTTACTATGCAGATAGTGTACAAGCAAGACCAACAGATTTTTATAAAGCAGGTTTTGATATTTCTAATTGGGATGATATCGAAGTACCATCTAATTGGGAATTAAAAGGACATGGAATCCCTATTTATACAAACAGAACGTATATGTTTCCTCCAAATCCACCTTATATTCCTCATAACTTAAATAACAACGGAAGTTATAAAAAGGAATTTGAAGTTTCTGAAGACTGGGATGGAAAAGACATTTACTTACATTTTGAAGGTGTAAGTGGTGCTATGTACATTTGGTTAAACGGACAAAAAGTGGGTTATAATGAAGGTAGTAAAACTGCTGCTGAATATAAAATAACAGATTTTGTTAAAAAAGGAAAAAACGACTTAGCTGTTCAGGTTTTACGTTGGTCTGATGCTAGTTATATGGAAGATCAAGATTTCTGGAGATTAAGCGGTATTGAGCGTGACGTATATGTGTACGCTGCTAATAAAGTAACTTTAAGAGATTTTAGAGTAACGTCTGATTTAGAAAAAAATTTTAAAGATGGTATTTTTAAAGTAGATTTAAAAGTTGATAACAATACTGCAGAGGCAACTCAGCAAGAAGTAAAAGTACAATTATTAGATGGTGATAAAGAAATTTATGCAGCTACTAAAAACGTACAATTAGCAAAAGGAAGAAACGTTGTTGATTTTGCAAAAAATATTCCTAATGTAAAAACTTGGAACGCAGAACACCCTAATTTATACACACTTTTACTAAGTGTAAACGGAGAATCTACTGCTATAAAAGTAGGGTTTAGAAACATTGCTATTAAAAACATGCAGTTTTTAGTAAACGGAATGCCAGTATTATTAAAAGGGGCAAACTTACACGATCATAGTGATACAGAAGGACACGTTATTTCGGAAGATTTAACCTTGTTAGATATGAAAGTGATGAAAGAAAATAACTTAAACGCAATACGTTGTAGTCATTATCCTAAAAACCCACACTTTTATAGATTGGCAGACAAACACGGTTTTTATGTAATTGATGAAGCAAATATTGAAACGCATGGTATGGGTACTACCAACCAAGGTTTAAATAACAATAAGAAAGATCAGGCAGTGCATCCAGCATATTTACCACAATGGAAAGGAGCGCACATGGACAGAACAATTAGAATGTTTGAGCGTGATAAAAATTACCCTTCAATTATAACTTGGTCTTTAGGAAATGAAGCAGGAAATGGTGAAAACTTTGTTGCAACTTATAATTATTTAAAAGAGCAAGACAATACCAGACCTACACAATATGAAGGAGCTACGCAGTATTCTAATACAGATATTCAAGCGCCAATGTATTGGACAATTGATAGAATGGTACAATATGCAGAAGGTAACCCAACACGTCCATTAATTCAGTGTGAATATGCACACGCAATGGGTAATAGTGTAGGTAATTTACAAGACTATTGGGATGTTATTGAAAAGTATGATATTATGCAAGGTGGTTTTATCTGGGATTGGGTAGACCAAGGAATTTTAACTAAAAATGAAGAAGGCGAAGAGTTTTGGGCGTATGGTGGAGATTTAGGTGCTGGTCACTTACATAACGATAAAAACTTCTGTTTAAACGGAATTGTAAATCCAGATAGAACAGCACATCCTGCTTTATATGAAGTTAAAAAAGTATACCAATACATTAAGTTTAAAGAAGTAAATATTAAAAAAGGAGAAATCGAAATCAAAAATATTTATGATTTTACAAACTTAAATACGTTAGATTTCTCTTGGACTTTACTTAAAAATGGAGAAGAAGTAGCAAATGGTGCATTGCCAGTTTTAGATATTGCTCCTTACACTACTAAAAAAGTAAAAATCGATTTACCTAAATTAGACGATGCAATTGCAGAATACCATGTAAATGTATATGCTAAAACTAAAACTGCTACAGGTTTATTGCCAGCAGGTCATGAAGCAGCGTATGAGCAATTTGCACTTACAAGCCCTAAAACTAAAACTGTTTTAGCTAAAAATGATGGTTCTTTAAAAGCAGATGCAGATGCAACTTCTATTAAAGTTACAGGTAACGGATTCAACTTGGCTTTTAGTAAAGAAAACGGTGAGTTAACTACCTTAGATTATGGAAACGGTAATGTATTGTTAAAAGGAATTAAAGCTAATTTCTGGAGACCAACTACAGATAACGATTACGGTTTTAAAATGGGTAAAAAAATGGGTGTTTGGAAAGAAGCTTCTAACAACCAATCTTTAACATCTATAGACAGTAAAACAACTGCTGATAATACTATTTTGGTATCTGCAACGTATGCATTAAGTCCTGTAAAAGGAAAATTAGTTATTGATTATACGATTGATGCAGCGGGTAAAATTTTAGTAAACACTACGCTTTCAGAAATCAATACAGAATTACCAGTTTTACCAAGATTCGGAAACAATTTTGTAGTTAAAAACGAGTTTAATAATGTAGAGTGGTTTGGTAGAGGTCCTTTTGAGAATTACCAAGATCGTAAAACAGCTGCTTTAGTAGGTGTTTATGAGGCTTCTGTAAAAGATTTATATTTCGCTTATATTCGTCCGCAAGAAAATGGGTACAAAACAGACACACGTTGGGTAACATTTAAAAACGAATCTGGAACAGGAATAAAAGTAACGGCTACAGATTTAATTTCTTTTAGTGCACACCATCAATATAATGAAGATTTTGATGCAGGAGATGAAAAAACACAACGTCATACTACAGATATTAAACAAAGAGATTTAGTAAACATCAATATAGATTACGGTCAAATGGGTGTTGGTGGAGATACAAGTTGGGGTAGAATGCCTCACAAACAATACCAAATTAATGCTGGTAATTTAAGTTATAGCTACACCATAGAAGCTATCAAGTAA
- a CDS encoding sialate O-acetylesterase → MRFKNFFKRPFVLCILLFSIGTLFSNDLKLGSLFQEHMVLQRNMPIQVWGKSLPNSLVSIQLKNKIVTVYADESGAWKTTLPKFKAGGPYKFEVTSGEESINFTDILIGEVWVCAGQSNMVVPHANIPEVHKLDALAKNIRTFEVPRTVSFSKEENIQNGVWALKNPSSATAMTFSYFLQKNADVPVGIILAAWGSSSLEGWLPKDIIKELPHFKTMMETFDANETKQQRIKSILSSKEKRQRKDDIFLRTQPNVIYNAMMHPLISYSCRGIVWYQGEANAKSKEDMLQYRKTFPFWVDYLRTQWKQPSLEFIVVALPGYIGKKNKKPRFDAENPTEDSWAWMRESQYSFDKIKNVQVVTTIDLGEAFNIHPTDKLPVGKRISLLAEKATLHKKGLVDGPKFKSYKVRKNEISIKFSDAKGLKTKDGSSPKGFWVSDKNEKWHQAEAVIKGKKVIIKAKGVDVPVHVRYAFAAKPMVNLVNKIGLPARPFRTDKFKN, encoded by the coding sequence ATGAGATTTAAAAATTTTTTTAAAAGACCTTTCGTTTTATGTATTCTTTTATTTTCAATAGGTACCTTATTTTCAAACGACCTAAAATTAGGCTCGCTTTTTCAAGAGCACATGGTATTGCAGAGGAATATGCCTATTCAGGTTTGGGGGAAATCTTTACCAAATAGCTTAGTAAGTATTCAATTAAAAAATAAAATAGTAACTGTTTATGCAGACGAATCTGGAGCATGGAAAACAACATTACCAAAATTTAAAGCTGGCGGACCATATAAATTTGAAGTAACTTCCGGTGAAGAATCGATCAATTTTACAGATATTTTGATTGGTGAAGTTTGGGTTTGTGCTGGGCAATCTAACATGGTAGTGCCACACGCAAACATTCCTGAAGTTCACAAATTAGATGCTCTTGCAAAAAATATTCGAACTTTTGAGGTTCCAAGAACGGTTTCGTTTTCAAAGGAAGAAAATATACAAAATGGAGTTTGGGCTTTAAAAAACCCATCGAGTGCGACGGCAATGACGTTTTCTTATTTCTTACAAAAAAACGCAGATGTGCCAGTTGGTATTATTTTAGCAGCATGGGGTAGTTCTTCTCTAGAAGGTTGGTTGCCTAAAGATATAATAAAAGAGTTGCCGCATTTTAAAACAATGATGGAAACTTTTGATGCAAATGAGACAAAACAGCAACGTATAAAATCAATTTTAAGCTCTAAAGAAAAAAGACAAAGAAAAGATGATATTTTTTTAAGAACACAACCAAATGTTATTTACAATGCCATGATGCATCCTTTAATTTCATATTCATGCAGAGGTATTGTATGGTATCAAGGAGAGGCAAATGCAAAATCTAAAGAAGACATGTTACAATATCGTAAAACATTTCCTTTTTGGGTAGATTATTTAAGAACTCAATGGAAACAACCTTCTTTAGAATTTATTGTAGTAGCACTTCCGGGATATATTGGTAAAAAAAATAAAAAACCTCGTTTTGATGCAGAAAATCCTACAGAAGACTCTTGGGCTTGGATGCGTGAATCTCAATATTCTTTTGATAAAATTAAAAATGTACAAGTAGTTACTACTATAGATTTAGGAGAAGCTTTTAATATTCATCCAACGGACAAATTACCAGTTGGAAAAAGAATTTCGCTTTTAGCAGAAAAAGCGACTTTACATAAAAAAGGGTTGGTTGATGGACCAAAATTTAAAAGTTATAAGGTTCGTAAAAATGAAATCAGTATTAAATTTTCTGATGCTAAAGGATTAAAAACGAAAGATGGATCTTCTCCAAAAGGTTTTTGGGTTTCAGATAAAAATGAAAAGTGGCATCAAGCGGAAGCAGTCATCAAAGGAAAAAAAGTAATTATTAAAGCAAAAGGAGTGGATGTTCCTGTACATGTACGTTATGCTTTTGCGGCAAAACCAATGGTAAACCTTGTAAATAAGATAGGCTTACCAGCAAGACCATTTAGAACGGATAAATTTAAAAATTAA
- a CDS encoding fibronectin type III domain-containing protein has translation MILKNTFFITLFSILFVHTILGQDLKKINITTNNGHAIKKGASGFNVRIADKIWSYTHPDFVQSVKELKPGWLRFFSGTMGDAFSSATGQYDLDYISMLDHEKPFLKGFRYVKVKGPHRVVDLYELLSEVNGKLIITVNAFTESPEMILELARFCKNNNIEVAVWQFCNEPYFYVPNRNRFWWNDGFDYAAKMKPYAEAIQQIFPDAQLTLNYTWDGVWTFMKEINQYQKEHGVYWNVFSKHSYAPHTGKKDTQEQAYKRANTKLLEATSSNAMSEIEDYTWKDVPMVITEFGVWNKPLNGIYSSIYNIEYVMRQLAHTNTQYVGAHEVSNKYYPGKGMGNVVENAFENKLKIETDTVLTGIRRDLEGKAYKIYNEAVNNSEYLYHVEIANNVQVDGLKNTKVNGMFAQGYKGSNGYNYLVVSNRSAVANQYQINIDEKLLKDNLSVTYIAADSLNTRDTEIKETQIKNGILSVKPFSLSVLKWKTDSYKLEQPTIYKATVEKEGVLLKWGAIAKAKSYKIHYGTDASNLSETINVSATNTFLVNGLHPKKKYFFSVEAQNDEKISELSNTVSVTYQLPIKPEVFKVSRRDNSVTLFWRSVPNATSYLINYVDANNKSIEIDTDNVFGYRIEDLKDNTNYQFTVTAYNGLGKSISSEKEKVFVSSRVPYSPRNVSAIHSASNSIEVKWHPQAKVLSNTSYNIYRGTELHEFTKVASGIKDTVYVDASIKENTQYYYTVKAETEVGESNFHPNIATAFSKEKNNQVKIQVVETQKEGYLVKVVLNQLKLKPEDSFGAIINNVSYLNVEHIKILGIPDAERNKSFHVFIPNSKVKVNSKYAIKAFVVKGGKQIESAIVNQFISKN, from the coding sequence ATGATTTTAAAAAACACCTTTTTTATTACATTATTTAGCATTCTTTTTGTGCACACTATTTTGGGGCAAGATTTAAAAAAGATAAATATTACTACCAATAATGGGCATGCTATAAAAAAAGGAGCAAGTGGCTTTAATGTTCGTATAGCAGACAAAATTTGGAGTTATACACATCCAGATTTTGTACAATCTGTAAAAGAATTAAAACCAGGTTGGTTGCGTTTTTTTTCGGGTACTATGGGCGATGCTTTTAGTAGTGCAACAGGTCAGTATGATTTAGATTACATTTCTATGTTAGATCATGAAAAACCATTTTTAAAAGGGTTTAGATATGTAAAGGTAAAAGGACCACACAGAGTTGTCGATTTATATGAACTTTTAAGTGAAGTAAACGGTAAATTAATTATTACTGTAAATGCATTTACAGAGTCGCCAGAAATGATTTTAGAATTGGCTCGTTTCTGTAAAAATAACAATATAGAAGTAGCTGTTTGGCAATTTTGTAACGAACCTTATTTTTACGTTCCAAACAGAAATAGATTTTGGTGGAATGATGGTTTTGACTATGCTGCTAAAATGAAACCTTATGCAGAAGCTATTCAACAAATTTTTCCGGATGCGCAATTAACCCTTAATTATACTTGGGATGGCGTTTGGACTTTTATGAAAGAGATTAACCAATATCAAAAAGAACATGGAGTATATTGGAACGTTTTTTCTAAACATTCTTATGCGCCACATACAGGGAAAAAAGATACGCAAGAACAAGCTTACAAACGTGCAAATACCAAATTATTAGAAGCAACTTCTAGTAATGCAATGTCAGAAATTGAAGATTATACTTGGAAAGATGTGCCAATGGTAATTACAGAATTTGGTGTTTGGAACAAACCTTTAAATGGTATTTATTCTAGTATTTATAATATTGAATATGTAATGCGTCAATTAGCACATACAAATACACAATATGTAGGTGCGCATGAGGTAAGTAACAAATATTACCCAGGTAAAGGAATGGGGAATGTAGTAGAAAATGCATTCGAAAATAAGTTGAAAATTGAAACAGATACGGTTTTAACAGGTATCCGAAGAGATTTAGAAGGTAAAGCTTATAAAATTTATAATGAAGCTGTTAATAATTCAGAATACTTATATCATGTAGAAATTGCCAACAATGTACAAGTTGATGGTTTAAAGAATACAAAAGTAAACGGAATGTTTGCGCAAGGATATAAAGGGAGTAACGGCTATAATTATTTAGTGGTAAGTAATAGAAGTGCTGTTGCAAATCAATATCAAATTAATATTGATGAAAAGTTGTTGAAAGACAATTTATCGGTGACTTATATTGCAGCAGATTCTCTAAATACAAGAGATACAGAAATTAAAGAAACTCAAATTAAAAACGGAATTCTATCTGTAAAACCTTTTAGTTTATCTGTTTTAAAATGGAAAACAGATTCTTACAAATTAGAGCAACCAACCATTTATAAAGCTACCGTAGAAAAAGAAGGTGTTTTATTAAAATGGGGCGCTATTGCAAAAGCGAAATCCTATAAAATTCATTATGGTACGGATGCTTCAAACTTAAGTGAAACAATTAATGTATCTGCTACAAATACTTTTTTAGTGAACGGATTACATCCGAAGAAAAAATACTTTTTTAGTGTTGAAGCACAGAATGATGAAAAAATTAGTGAGCTATCTAACACAGTTTCTGTAACATATCAATTACCTATTAAACCTGAAGTTTTTAAAGTTTCAAGAAGAGATAATAGTGTCACTTTATTCTGGAGAAGTGTTCCAAATGCAACGAGTTATTTAATTAACTATGTTGATGCAAACAATAAAAGTATTGAAATAGATACAGACAATGTTTTTGGATATAGAATAGAAGATTTAAAAGATAATACAAATTATCAATTTACAGTTACCGCATACAATGGTTTGGGTAAAAGTATTTCTTCAGAAAAAGAAAAAGTATTTGTTTCGTCTAGAGTGCCATATAGTCCTAGAAATGTATCTGCAATACATAGTGCATCAAATTCAATTGAAGTAAAATGGCATCCACAAGCTAAAGTATTGTCAAACACTTCTTATAATATATATAGAGGTACAGAATTACATGAATTTACAAAAGTTGCAAGTGGTATAAAAGATACTGTTTATGTAGATGCTTCTATTAAAGAGAATACACAATATTATTATACGGTTAAAGCAGAAACAGAAGTTGGTGAGAGTAATTTTCATCCTAATATTGCTACCGCTTTTTCAAAAGAAAAAAATAATCAGGTTAAAATTCAAGTTGTAGAAACTCAAAAAGAAGGGTATTTGGTTAAAGTAGTTTTAAATCAATTAAAATTAAAACCAGAAGATTCTTTCGGAGCAATTATTAACAATGTTTCTTACTTAAATGTAGAGCATATTAAAATTTTAGGAATCCCAGACGCAGAAAGGAATAAATCTTTTCATGTTTTTATTCCTAATTCAAAAGTAAAAGTAAATTCAAAATACGCTATAAAAGCCTTTGTTGTAAAAGGTGGTAAGCAAATTGAAAGTGCCATTGTAAATCAGTTTATCAGTAAAAATTAA
- a CDS encoding glycoside hydrolase family 2 TIM barrel-domain containing protein, giving the protein MRIKNLIILFVFSFIFSGFSTDKNPKDKIVQRLSFDSNWKFIQQDITGAEKVTFNDASWRTLNLPHDWSIEGEYSENNPMGAGAGYLPAGFGWYRKTITVPENWKGKHVEIAFDGVFMNSTVYANGQELGTRPYGWVSFAYDVSEIAKTSETITFAVRVDNDKQPAARWYTGSGIYAHTWIDIKNNTHVKRDGIFLRTEGDKVFVETELFTKENEGKVTLITSIIDKNGVEVACDKDKIKLEKEGLVKTELSIKNPNLWSVESPYLYTLKTELLIGNKVVDVVETKFGVRDIEWIAESGMWINGKNVKLQGVCNHQDAGALGAAVPYKILKFRVQQLKDMGVNAIRTSHNPQTPEFYDICDEVGMMVMDEIFDGWKKKAKNDYGAHHFDEWWKQDLTDWIKRDRNHPSIVIYSVGNETGGPIAKDLVATCNLLDPTRPVTSGHSGSDHMNVLGINGGSEKKGFMENLAKNPKDRVFIGTENTHTWQVRGYYRTKTWYRDGFPNRNNTYEIPDLTEKEVFTHDWIPEAGRKNRKQIFNSSYDNATVRVSSRLSIEQLRDVPAYAGSFRWTGYDYIGEAGYVHGGWPFKAFMGGAIDLANFEKDLFYLYQSQWTTKPMVHILPHWTHPKVALDTEIPVWVYSNTEEVELFFNDVSLGKQKPGTAWDEMQCQWMVKWQPGTLKAVGYKDGKVVSEKIIRTADQPSKIKLSVDGEALQNSLDDIVQVRVTTTDDKGEFYPYGENRTYFNVFGGGKIKALDNGSPVDVEQHVGPNHRVAFYGLTRAYISATDEKGAVNLLASCILGEKKLITSNKVSIDTEMINLRGNKINPKIEVYYTTNGDIPTTNSTVYNGAFDIEMETTVKALIVVDGKETQILEEKFGKGEGFTWNETLENLGQIGEQAEEATLVNATVSLKGKNFNGKGFVSLAKKGASISWYQENDGSAGNAELTIRYSTKIKDKSGAYIKVIVSDKVVRKEVLLSNTQHSGNNWKTVKIPIKIGRGANTILIESLGNDEVLIDEILIK; this is encoded by the coding sequence ATGCGTATAAAAAATTTAATAATCCTTTTTGTTTTTAGTTTTATATTCTCTGGTTTTTCAACCGATAAAAACCCTAAAGATAAAATTGTACAGCGACTTAGTTTTGATAGCAATTGGAAATTTATTCAACAAGACATTACAGGAGCAGAAAAAGTTACCTTTAATGATGCCTCTTGGAGAACTTTAAATTTACCACACGATTGGAGTATAGAAGGAGAATATAGTGAAAACAATCCAATGGGAGCTGGAGCAGGTTATTTACCAGCAGGTTTTGGTTGGTATAGAAAAACCATTACAGTACCAGAGAATTGGAAAGGAAAACACGTAGAAATTGCTTTCGATGGTGTTTTTATGAATAGTACAGTTTATGCAAACGGACAAGAATTAGGAACTAGACCTTATGGTTGGGTTTCTTTTGCCTATGATGTTAGCGAGATTGCTAAAACATCAGAAACTATTACGTTTGCAGTTCGTGTAGATAATGACAAACAACCTGCTGCACGTTGGTATACAGGTAGCGGAATTTATGCACATACTTGGATTGATATTAAAAACAATACTCATGTTAAAAGAGATGGGATTTTTCTTAGAACAGAAGGTGATAAAGTTTTTGTAGAAACAGAATTATTCACCAAAGAAAATGAAGGCAAAGTAACGTTAATAACTTCTATTATTGATAAAAATGGTGTTGAGGTTGCTTGTGATAAAGATAAAATCAAACTAGAAAAAGAAGGACTTGTAAAAACGGAGTTAAGCATTAAAAATCCAAACTTATGGTCTGTAGAATCGCCTTATTTATACACTTTAAAAACGGAGTTACTTATTGGTAATAAGGTTGTTGATGTTGTAGAAACTAAATTTGGTGTTAGAGATATTGAGTGGATTGCGGAGTCTGGAATGTGGATTAACGGTAAAAACGTAAAATTACAAGGAGTTTGTAATCACCAAGACGCAGGAGCTTTAGGAGCTGCAGTACCTTATAAAATTTTAAAGTTTAGAGTACAGCAGTTAAAAGATATGGGAGTAAATGCTATTAGAACTTCGCACAACCCACAAACACCAGAATTTTATGACATTTGTGATGAAGTAGGAATGATGGTGATGGACGAAATTTTTGATGGTTGGAAAAAGAAAGCCAAAAACGATTACGGCGCGCATCATTTTGATGAATGGTGGAAACAAGATTTAACAGATTGGATTAAGCGTGATAGAAACCATCCTTCAATAGTTATTTACAGTGTTGGTAATGAAACTGGTGGTCCAATTGCTAAAGATTTAGTAGCAACTTGTAATCTTTTAGATCCTACAAGACCTGTAACTTCTGGTCACTCTGGTTCAGATCACATGAATGTTTTAGGAATTAATGGAGGAAGTGAAAAGAAAGGATTTATGGAAAATCTGGCAAAAAATCCGAAGGATAGAGTTTTTATAGGTACAGAAAACACACATACTTGGCAAGTTAGAGGGTATTACAGAACTAAAACTTGGTATAGAGATGGATTTCCAAATAGAAATAACACCTACGAAATTCCTGATTTAACTGAAAAAGAAGTTTTTACTCACGATTGGATTCCAGAAGCTGGAAGAAAAAACAGAAAACAAATTTTTAATTCTAGTTATGATAATGCAACGGTTCGTGTTTCATCTAGATTAAGTATTGAGCAATTACGTGATGTTCCTGCTTATGCTGGTTCTTTTAGATGGACAGGTTACGATTATATTGGAGAAGCTGGTTACGTGCATGGTGGTTGGCCTTTTAAAGCTTTTATGGGAGGAGCAATTGATTTAGCAAATTTTGAAAAAGACTTGTTTTACTTATATCAAAGTCAATGGACAACAAAACCAATGGTTCATATTTTACCACATTGGACACATCCAAAAGTAGCGTTAGATACTGAAATTCCGGTTTGGGTATATTCAAATACAGAAGAAGTAGAATTGTTTTTTAATGATGTTTCTTTAGGAAAACAAAAACCAGGAACCGCATGGGATGAAATGCAATGCCAATGGATGGTAAAATGGCAACCAGGAACATTAAAAGCAGTTGGGTATAAAGATGGTAAAGTAGTTTCAGAGAAAATTATTAGAACTGCAGATCAACCTTCTAAAATTAAATTATCTGTAGACGGAGAAGCGTTACAAAATAGTTTAGATGATATTGTTCAAGTACGTGTAACAACTACAGATGATAAAGGAGAGTTTTATCCGTATGGAGAAAATAGAACTTATTTTAATGTGTTTGGTGGAGGAAAAATAAAAGCACTAGATAATGGAAGTCCTGTAGATGTAGAACAACATGTTGGACCAAATCATAGAGTAGCATTTTACGGATTAACACGTGCGTATATTTCTGCGACTGATGAAAAAGGAGCTGTTAATTTATTAGCAAGTTGTATTTTAGGAGAGAAAAAATTAATCACTTCTAATAAAGTAAGTATCGATACAGAAATGATCAATTTAAGAGGAAATAAAATCAACCCTAAAATTGAAGTGTATTATACTACAAACGGAGACATACCAACAACAAACTCTACCGTTTACAATGGTGCTTTTGATATAGAAATGGAAACAACCGTAAAAGCATTAATTGTTGTTGATGGAAAAGAGACACAAATTTTAGAAGAGAAATTCGGAAAAGGTGAAGGTTTCACTTGGAATGAAACTTTAGAGAATTTAGGGCAAATTGGTGAACAAGCAGAAGAAGCAACGTTAGTGAATGCAACAGTTTCATTAAAAGGAAAAAACTTTAACGGAAAAGGTTTTGTAAGTCTTGCTAAAAAAGGAGCTTCTATTTCTTGGTATCAAGAAAATGATGGAAGTGCAGGTAATGCAGAATTAACGATTCGTTATAGCACCAAAATTAAAGATAAATCTGGAGCTTACATAAAAGTAATTGTAAGTGATAAAGTTGTTCGTAAAGAGGTTTTATTATCTAATACGCAGCATTCTGGTAATAACTGGAAAACGGTTAAAATTCCGATTAAGATTGGCCGTGGAGCAAACACAATCTTGATTGAGTCTTTAGGAAATGATGAGGTTTTAATTGATGAAATTCTGATAAAGTAA